The genomic segment GGCGGCGCCGGGATCGGCCAGCCGGCCCGCGTGAAGGCGTCCACCAGAACGTCGCGGCGCCCCTGATAGATGCGCCGGATCTCCCCGACGCAGTCCTCCGGCCCGTTGAGCGCCGCGGTCGCGGCCACCTGGATCGGCGTGAAGGCGCCGTAGTCGAGATAGGACTTCACCCGCGCGAGCGCGGCGATCAGCCGCTCGTTGCCGACCGCGAATCCCATGCGCCAGCCGGGCATCGAGAAGGTCTTCGACAGCGAGGTGAATTCCACCGCGACATCCATCGCACCCTCCACCTGGAGGATCGAGGGCGGCGGTTCGGTGCCGTCGAAATAGATCTCCGCATAGGCGAGGTCGGACAGGAGGATCAGCTCGTGCCGGCGCGCGAAGGCGACCACCTCGCGGTAGAAGTCGAGGTCGGCGAGCTGCGCGGTCGGGTTGGAGGGATAGTTGAGCACGCACGCCAGAGGCTTCGGCACCGAATGGCGCATCGCCCGGTCGAGCGCGCGCAGACAGGCCTCGTCGGCCGTCGCCGGCAGGTGGCGGATCACACCGCCGGACATGATGAAGCCGAAGGCGTGGATCGGATAGGTCGGGTTCGGCGCGAGGATCACATCGCCCGGCGCGGTGATCGCCTGGGCCATGTTGGCGAACCCCTCCTTGGAGCCGAGCGTCGCGATGATCTGGGTCTCGGGATCGAGCGAGACGCCGAACCGGTCGGCGTAGTAGCGCGCCTGGGCGCGGCGCAGGCCCTGAATGCCGCGCGAGGACGAATAGCGGTGGGTGCGCGGCTTGCGCACCGTCTCCACGAGCTTGTCCACGATGTGGTCGGGCGTGGGGAGGTCCGGATTGCCCATGCCCAGATCGACGATATCGGCACCGGCGGCGCGGGCCCGTGCCTTCAGGCTGTTGACCTGCT from the Kaustia mangrovi genome contains:
- a CDS encoding LL-diaminopimelate aminotransferase; the protein is MIANDFHRIKRLPPYVFEQVNSLKARARAAGADIVDLGMGNPDLPTPDHIVDKLVETVRKPRTHRYSSSRGIQGLRRAQARYYADRFGVSLDPETQIIATLGSKEGFANMAQAITAPGDVILAPNPTYPIHAFGFIMSGGVIRHLPATADEACLRALDRAMRHSVPKPLACVLNYPSNPTAQLADLDFYREVVAFARRHELILLSDLAYAEIYFDGTEPPPSILQVEGAMDVAVEFTSLSKTFSMPGWRMGFAVGNERLIAALARVKSYLDYGAFTPIQVAATAALNGPEDCVGEIRRIYQGRRDVLVDAFTRAGWPIPAPPATMFAWAPIPDHLGELGSLEFSKLLIEEAQVAVSPGIGFGEHGEGYVRIALVENEQRIRQAARNLRRFLENTKHSLHNVVAHPATKRA